TGTGAAGGGCATTTGCACTTGGCTATCTTAATCTACTCTTGGTCTAATTGTCAGTTTATGAGAAACGACAGTTATACTGGCTTCCCATAAATACTCATTGCATGCATAGCTGGCAATCAAATCCCCTCAGATATAAATAGCGCAATCTCTAGCCCAAGAGACTTccccctttttttatttttattttttaaaatcgcATTGTCCCGTACCACAAGTGCTAAGTGCTTATCCAATTTTAAAATGATGGAACTTGGGAGTCACAGAGAGATGAAGCCAGATTAAAACAAAGAGAAATAAGATACTCCAGTTCACATTCAGAACTTGAAGACAGAATAAAATGGATTTCATCAGTTTGACAAAAgggccaaaaaaaaaaataggttttACCTAAAGGTGGGGATGCTCTACAATTTTGGTGGTATAGGCCCAGAGAACAAATTATTCGCTatgtttataaaatatatatatatatataaaaaggacagcccggtgcacttaagctcccgctatgcgcagggtccggggaaggacccgaccacaagggtctattgtacgcagccttaccttggaTACTCCAGTTCACAAATGCTTTGGAATCAGGATTCACTTTGAGCAGTCTTCTTCAAACAataactgatcaaataaataaataattttcgaCAAGCTGAACATTAACTATAGCAACAAATAAAAATTCCATTTTAgccattttcttcaattaaatCGTTTTCACCATCAAACAGAACATGAACAGCAAAAAAACAAATTACAGGACAAAATGCAGTTAAAAGGCAACAAAAATTCCcagtaaaaagaagaaagagagataAGAGGAGGAAGAGAATCCGAGAGTCAAAGAGAGAATTACCTTGAGGGCTTGTGGAAGAAGCAGTGAAGCGATGGTGAAAATGGTGAATATGATACGTCTGAAACCTAGAACTGAACAAGTGAtgtgttattttctttttcttttttttaatcaccatcttgttattttcttattttatttttaatttctgtTTGGAATTGTTTTTTATGTATTtgtttcataatttattttattatattatacattgtttttttaatcaaaaataattattatattacattgtattatattattctACTAATAAATTATAGGTcgaacccatcggtggccccctaaagttggcaccaactttcacttagacccCTCAACTaagttttgtttattttagacacTTTATGTCAAGCCCAAATGtgttattttgacacttttcGCTGATTTGGCACATGGTATGTACTGCACGAACATCTGAGCGTGTgaaaaggtttttttttataatatattttttccttcttcttcttcttcactttttCTGTCTTCCATCAACTACCCCTTCCACCACCACCATACATCCATCATTTATCGTCATCCACCCCTCTTTATTACCATCGGAACCATTCATCTCCTTCATTTACTTTTTTTCCACCAAGAATCATCAAATTTTCACTCTTCTAATTAATCTGTAACAATAATTCGAAAAAATTAAATCTGgatctaaaataattttcaatgaaacCTCATTTTCATATATCCACAACTTGAAAATTCTTATTGAACAAAAGCtatgtaattaattttattaagtaAGGAGCAGGAGAGTGTGAAGTTGACTAGAAAAAAAAGTTGGAAGATTGTGAATGAGTTGTGCTTCGAATCTGCGAAGAAAGGAGCATTTTTGTTAAGATCCGGAGAATTCTCATCTTCAAGAAGACGTTTCTATGCCTGTTTTTCGTCTTTGCCCTTGAATCTTTTCAAAAGTAaagtttctaaaaaaaaaatcccccaaaaaagttagaaaaaatATTGAGTGCTAAATTTTATTTGGAATGAACAATAATAGTATTCGTATTGCAATGCTTGATTTAAACATTGTTCCATCACTTTGGATTGAAGTATTTGAGATAGAAATTAGAAGACTCCATTAAAGCTCATTTGAAGCTTCTTGCAAAATAAGCCCAGAAATgatttcaataaaatattttttacttttctttttaataaaaaatattatttaaaattatttaaacacAAATGACAAATGTCATTATTTAATTTGACATTTTATGCGTCATTTCGCGAGTGTAAAACACACACACATTATATTTTGCTGACTGtgaaaaaagtgtcaaaatgacacatttgGACCTGACATAAGGCGTCTGtaatgaacaaagcttagttgaggtgtctaagtgaaagttggtgtcaactttaCGGGGGCACCGATGGGTTCTGCCTAAATTATATTGTTTATCGTCATTACATAATAGCACACATCAACCATAATCTATCAAAAAATAGAATATGGGATAGAGTTACTATAAAAAGATaggataaataataaaataaaattattaaataatagttAAAGATAAAATTAGAAGAATTTTTTTAAGGTAACAACACGATCACATTAAATTAATCGTTACACAAAATATAACTTTTTATCATTATCTAACGATGGATTTAACATGTACGCTACAGTAAAATTTAAGTAAGAATTAAATCAAACATTACATTTGATGTAGAGATAGGAGAAACATAGAAAATGTGATATGACACCACTCTTATAACCTtccttcatatttattttttctcctttttggccctttttttcttatttaaatcaattattttatattgattttattataaaaataaatttcttaatttattgcaataaatattttataaatggaGTAACAATCACAACAAAAACTCTTCACATGCCAATCTATAAGGAGTAACTAACCAtaactcttttttaaaaaaatttggttTCTCATCCGGTGTTTGAAGCCAGTGGCGGAACCAGGAATTTTaggaagggggttcaaaaaaaattaaacatgcTAATTAGAAAAAAGAATGTGCTTATTCGAATTCAAACCCGCGAGCTAAGACAagctaaaataaaatattgaacCCCCTTTGCCATTGAGCTAGTCCTTTGGCGTATGCTCAAGGGgttcaatattaaatatatacacataaattaaaaaatttatcttatatatacagtgtaattttttaacgaatgAGATTCGGATGAACCCTCTGAACTGGCTATGGGTCCGCCCCTGCGCACAGCAGGGCCCATTCGGGGTGACGCTCCCAACAAGATTTTTTCCATTCCAAGGGCTCGAACGCGAAACCTTTGTTAAAAGTGAAACAGTCTCACCAGTGCACCCAACTCTTGTTGGTAACTAACCATAACTCACACCTCTCTAATTTCCActcttaataaatttatttacttttctctttttttaccTTCTTctaattataaaatgataatatttttttaatattttaagtatttatttctttattatttaatttatttacaaTCAATCTATATATCTGCATGTATAATCTACacacacaatatatatatatatatatagcaccAAAATGGTGTCTTTCACTATTTTTTATCCCGATAAGTAACATATTTTATGTTGCTTCCCCATCAATCAAATTTGTCATATTTTTTGATGCCAGGTGATTAGTTCttctcaaatttttttttttaattataatgttATATATTACTTTTGATACATGGTTGTGACTTTTTACAAATTCTAATTTGTAAATAGGTGAATAATGAAGTAATATGTGAATGTACTTTTACATTATTTGGTAAGATGTTGATATGCTATTTTTCGCAAATTGATTTCATTTTCTATTAAagcttttttcttcttctttttattttattttattttattattattattatttttaaagttaGGGGGGTATAAATGATTTATGCAAATATATCCAAATTTGTAACCAATATGTTATGTTGACAAGGTAATTGGCTCAAGAAATTGAGACAGATCCTAACCCAGAGGCATAAAGTTACTTTCAGAACTTAGAAGTATACATGTGAGCGATTGCCTCTTTTATGCATTTTGTATAGTCACAAGTTATCATTGTTTCTGCATTTTGTATGTCATGCAGCGCTTCTCACTCTTGCATCTTTCAAACCTGTTTCTGAAAACGGGTTTTCTTGAGACGAAGGTCTATTGGAAACGACCTCTCTACCTTGTGGCGTCTCAACCTGGCACAAGGTGGGGTCATGTCTCCTTTTAGATGGAGAAATAAGTAAGCAAGACTTTCTACCctgcttttcttttcttaaaaaattgCAAATTACACCGAATTTTCCCTTCAACTAAGCCTTCTTTGTACCTTGATTTGGATTCACTGATTCCCTTTCTTTGAGGGACGACAACTGATTTGCCACATCTAACCTCTTTCTTTGAGACATTGGTCCCTGTTCTCGATTCAGCTTCAACTACGGAGGATCGGtcttgcgtacactctaccctcctcgCACCTCACTCGTGGGATCACTCTaggtatgttattgttattgttgtaataTAACCAATATGTTTCAGTTctttcacaaattcctccataTAGCTCTCTGGTCGGATGTTTCAGGTGTATGGAAGCAAACTCATGCACCAAAACCCCAACAGTTTCAGGCAACTCATGCACCAAACCCCCAACAGCTCAGTATATCCAGGCTGCTTTGCACCAAGCCCTCTCATTTGCTTCCTAGGATGACTTGTTTCATCGCAGCTATGGGCTGAGCAGTATACGTTTGACATGAGCACATATCCtaatgaattttcaagatcTAACTCCTTAACCAAGATCTGTCCAGCTCAATCCAGGCTGCTTCGTAACACCAAGCCCTCTCATTTGCTTCCTAAGATGACCTGCTTCATTGAAGCTATGGGCTGAGCAGTATACATTTGACATGAGTACATATCCTAATGAATTTTCTGGATCTAACTCCTTCAACCGAGATGCAGCTATTTGGGCGAGCCCAGATTCACGATGTTTGCGGCATGCTCCAAGAAATGCACTCCACACCACATAATCTGGTTGCATGggcatttcttttattattttctccGCCTGAAAAATATGACCTGCTCGGCCAACAATATCAACTATACATGCATAATGCTCGAGTTGAGGAACAATACCGTATTTTTCAAACATAgcatcaaaaatttgaatcccTTCTTGCACCATTCCAGCATGGCTGCAAGCTGAGAGCAGAGCAACAAAAGTGGCCGCATCAGGTTTGACATCCATTTTACCAAAAAGTTCCAATGCTTCATTTGCTTTACCATGCAATGCATAAGCTTTCAACATTGAATTCCATGTCACTATATCTCTGTATCTCATCTCCTCAAAAACCTGATTGGCCTGAGCTACTGATCCGCACCTCGCATATGCATGAATTAATGCATTCCCAAGTACTAGAGCATCCACAAAACCAGATTTAATCACTTTACAGTGCACCATCAAGGCATTTCTATCTGTCACTAGTCCTGCACAAGCTTTCAGTGCAATAGAAAAAGCATAACTATCTAGACTTAACCCCTGTCGGAGCAACTGACCAAAAAGGAGAATAGCTTTCTCAGGATCTCTTTCCGAAAACGCCACAATTATTTCAGTCCACAACATGAGATCTCGACATCCATTTGTTTCCAGAAATAATTTGTAACAATCACCAACCTCTCCTCGGAGAATTGAATAAGCTTTCACCATAGCAGTCACAATCCCAACATCTAGAATAAGCCCGGTTTTCACACTAACGCAATGCAATTGGAAGCAACTTCGAAGACCCCAGGAAAAATCAATTCCATCCATTCCTAATAAAGAAGAAAGTACACTAACAAGAGTAGCGCGATCAAATCCCAAACAACTATCACGATGCATTAAGGAAAAACATCTCATAGCCTTATCACCTTGTCCACACATTTGAAACAATGCTATTATGGTATTCCATGATACAATATTACGAAATTCCATATCATTGAAAACCTTCCAAGCCTCAGTACCGCCACTATTCCTTGAGTACATTGCAATCAAAGCATTACACACATAAACACATGAATCAAAACCTGTTTTGATTACAAGCGCGTGTACTTTCCTACCACACAGGGAGCCGCTATCACAAACAGATAGAACACTAGCATAAGCAAAATCATTAGGTCTATAATGAACTAACATGTTAGACAATAAGCGAAAACATTGATCAGTGTTTCCATACTGAGCGTAACCGGAAATTAGACAAGTCCAAGAAACAATGTTTCTGTGGGGCATATGATCAAACAGTTGGTGTGCATATTCGAGATCACCACATTTAGCATACATGTTAAGGAGATGATTGATGGTGTAGAGTTGTTGATGAGGTGCAAATAAATCATGGTAAAGCATGCAGTGATTGTGAAGTTTTTGGCCAATGTCAAGACGATAAAGGCGGGCGCAGGCGTGGAAGAGTGTGGCATATGTTTGAGAAGAATGTGGATTATTATTAGTTGTAGTTGAGAAATGAGAAAGGATGAGTTGTTCTAGGTGGTGGTGTGTGGGTTGCACCTGCAGCCTTTGCAGGGAGGAATTCAATTCACAAGTGGCGGGGGTTGTGAATAATCGAAGGGAGGATGACAGGACGCGGGATTGCATCATAAAAAAAGTTATGCAGACACTGTTAGTGGATGGTGCCATATCTTTATACGCTATAAGAGTAGCTGCATAAGAGTTTTAGTAGGGAAGACAATGGAGTTGTGCAGTTGTGAGTGGGGGTCGATTTAGAGCCATTTGGAtggcttaaaaaaaattaatttttacttaTGACCTGTTTTTTTTAagtgttgaaagttatttttataaataagcatttgagtgtttggataaaagtgcttatgccgaagaaatgaagaaaataatgtgaattttagggttaaaagaataaaaaggataatttgggaatttagttaaaatataagtgatataaaagtaatttttatggtcaaagaaaatgactttaagcacttagaaaaaaagttACGAATCCTAACTTATTATTTTTtgctgactttaagaactttatgatttaaagttaacATTAACAAACACCACAATAAGCTAAAAGGGTTTATAaattggtttgaccaacttataagtCTATTCAAACGGACTCTTAAGGCTATACTGGGCAAGCTGATTTTAAGGTTGTGCGGGACGGGGATGTGGGTTGGTTGAagtattttttgttaaaattaacCTATTTTAGTGTTTATAGTTGAATCAATTTCTGGAAAAAGTATTTTCAAATAAGACTGATACTTGACTAATTTTCTTATCTTTTATTATATCAACTGAATCAATGCcttctaattaatttttctttttcaaatattGACTTTTACAAATTTGgttttattttactttctgACAAAAAATGGGTGATCATTTGGAAATGGCCAGAACTATTGCTTAAAGCTGTCAAAGACCAAATAAAACTAATCCAATAGTAATCTAAATATAGCTTactaaaatatccaaaaaagtAAATGAAAATGGTTCAATCAAAACTAATACTGTTCCTTACATGCATTCCAATTGACCtctaaaaaatcaaattttaagtCATTATCTATTAAATTAATACAACTTAATGagaaaatgaatttattttatgaattttatttttggtatcAAActtaattaaaaaggaaaacatTGTAAAATTTATGTGGGGCGGGTCTATACGGAGTGGGATTAGGCagattgaaaatgaaaaaaattgttatacGGAGCGGGTTGAAATTTTTGCCGATTAAGCTTAACCGGTCCCGCATCCGCCCCGACTCATTGCCAGGTGTTAAAAGTGAATTAAAGTCTCATATTGATTAGAAAATGAATTGATGTTGTGCTTATATGAACTTAGACAATTTCAAATTATCCAAAATCACTTAAATTACAAAATTTTGTAAGCTAAACTAATCTACTTaagaaaagaataattaaaacaaataagAACGAAGTTCTTAATCCAAATTGTAATAACTTTGTGGAAAAAAGAAGCGGTGGACTAATCTAAGGTATCGATCAAGGAAATTTTTGGAATCACATGACTTGCATATAAAGTGAATTCGTAAGTTCTTTAACAAAGTTAGAAAAAAAGATgaaacttactaaattttggATACTTCGAGAATGTTTTTTATGAACTATTTAGTTTAAGGATGTGCCTTAAAGTTTGGATATAGTGCAAGGATGTTTTTAGTCAAACTCTAatgggtttattttggttaATAAGGATTCTCCtagtttttcctttcaaataagATTCAAAAATCTTAATCTAATCTCATCAACTCATGATCTAGGTTGGATCAACCCAACACACTAAGCCCATACTGATAACTCTATTATTGACTCTTATTTCTTGAAAACATTAACTTTAAAACATGAGTATGATTTatgtttagaaaaaaatataatatgtaagatacttttttaaaaattaaaattaaaattaatgcaAGTCAATTTGGCTTTCATGCTCTAAATTATACCTTTTCTGGGGAAAAAAAGATTAATAATATAGCTCTACACATTACCAGTTGACTGGTctaaaaaactgaaaatatggaAGAAGCATTATATCTTACTTCACCTTCTATTGTTTTGGTAAAAATAAGATTGTGTTACTCTTTGCCAAGAGATCGAATTTCAAAAGATTTGGTATAGTAGATATGTTGCTATTTTATGTTAGTGTTGTGAAAATGACCTTTGACAACAAGTACATATccttttttcaacttttttttaaaaaaagaaaatcagtCGCCATTATTTTTCAAATGCGCACAAATAAATTTTCTTTGCATGTAATAATTAGCAATTCACAAAAGGAAAGATAAATAGTATTATACACTATCCATACGATGAGTTCAATCGAAAAAACATGCAAAGAATTGAAAAATCACCTGCTCAACCAATTCGATTACCCTAAGTTTAATATCACTATAAAATTG
The sequence above is a segment of the Solanum dulcamara chromosome 11, daSolDulc1.2, whole genome shotgun sequence genome. Coding sequences within it:
- the LOC129873856 gene encoding pentatricopeptide repeat-containing protein At1g71420-like, which encodes MAPSTNSVCITFFMMQSRVLSSSLRLFTTPATCELNSSLQRLQVQPTHHHLEQLILSHFSTTTNNNPHSSQTYATLFHACARLYRLDIGQKLHNHCMLYHDLFAPHQQLYTINHLLNMYAKCGDLEYAHQLFDHMPHRNIVSWTCLISGYAQYGNTDQCFRLLSNMLVHYRPNDFAYASVLSVCDSGSLCGRKVHALVIKTGFDSCVYVCNALIAMYSRNSGGTEAWKVFNDMEFRNIVSWNTIIALFQMCGQGDKAMRCFSLMHRDSCLGFDRATLVSVLSSLLGMDGIDFSWGLRSCFQLHCVSVKTGLILDVGIVTAMVKAYSILRGEVGDCYKLFLETNGCRDLMLWTEIIVAFSERDPEKAILLFGQLLRQGLSLDSYAFSIALKACAGLVTDRNALMVHCKVIKSGFVDALVLGNALIHAYARCGSVAQANQVFEEMRYRDIVTWNSMLKAYALHGKANEALELFGKMDVKPDAATFVALLSACSHAGMVQEGIQIFDAMFEKYGIVPQLEHYACIVDIVGRAGHIFQAEKIIKEMPMQPDYVVWSAFLGACRKHRESGLAQIAASRLKELDPENSLGYVLMSNVYCSAHSFNEAGHLRKQMRGLGVTKQPGLSWTDLG